Proteins encoded within one genomic window of Macaca fascicularis isolate 582-1 chromosome 16, T2T-MFA8v1.1:
- the CPSF4L gene encoding putative cleavage and polyadenylation specificity factor subunit 4-like protein isoform X6, producing the protein MQEVIAGLERFTFAFEEDVEMQKGTGLLPFPGMDKSASAVCNFFAKGLCEKGKLCPFRHDRGEKMVVCKHWLRGLCKKGDHCKFLHQYDITRMPECYFYSKFGPLCKYRHVPRIMCLNYLVGFCPEGPKCRFSHPKMNLLFNPSYTKNK; encoded by the exons ATGCAAGAGGTCATTGCGGGGCTGGAGCGGTTCACCTTCGCCTTCGAGGAGGATGTCGAGATGCAGAAGGGCACTGGGCTCCTGCCTTTCCCGGGCATGGACA aGTCGGCCTCAGCTGTGTGCAACTTCTTCGCTAAAGGACTCTGTGAGAAAG GGAAACTCTGCCCCTTCCGACATGACCGAGGGGAGAAGATGGTGGTGTGTAAGCACTGGCTCCGGGGGCTGTGCAAGAAGGGTGACCACTGCAAGTTCCTGCACCAGTATGACATCACCAGGATGCCCGAGTGCTACTTCTACTCCAAGTTTG GTCCTCTGTGTAAATACCGCCATGTCCCCAGAATAATGTGTCTCAACTATTTAGTTGGCTTCTGCCCCGAGGGACCCAAGTGCCGATTTTCTCA TCCCAAGATGAATCTTTTATTCAACCCGAGTTACACGAAG AATAAGTGA
- the CPSF4L gene encoding putative cleavage and polyadenylation specificity factor subunit 4-like protein isoform X2, whose translation MQEVIAGLERFTFAFEEDVEMQKGTGLLPFPGMDKSASAVCNFFAKGLCEKGKLCPFRHDRGEKMVVCKHWLRGLCKKGDHCKFLHQYDITRMPECYFYSKFGDCSNKECPFLHVKPAFKSQDCPWYDQGFCKDGPLCKYRHVPRIMCLNYLVGFCPEGPKCRFSQISDVQVNTTYASAAALWINRDKSLL comes from the exons ATGCAAGAGGTCATTGCGGGGCTGGAGCGGTTCACCTTCGCCTTCGAGGAGGATGTCGAGATGCAGAAGGGCACTGGGCTCCTGCCTTTCCCGGGCATGGACA aGTCGGCCTCAGCTGTGTGCAACTTCTTCGCTAAAGGACTCTGTGAGAAAG GGAAACTCTGCCCCTTCCGACATGACCGAGGGGAGAAGATGGTGGTGTGTAAGCACTGGCTCCGGGGGCTGTGCAAGAAGGGTGACCACTGCAAGTTCCTGCACCAGTATGACATCACCAGGATGCCCGAGTGCTACTTCTACTCCAAGTTTG GTGACTGCAGCAACAAGGAGTGTCCCTTCCTCCATGTGAAGCCAGCTTTCAAGTCCCAGGACTGTCCTTGGTATGACCAAGGTTTCTGCAAGGACG GTCCTCTGTGTAAATACCGCCATGTCCCCAGAATAATGTGTCTCAACTATTTAGTTGGCTTCTGCCCCGAGGGACCCAAGTGCCGATTTTCTCA AATAAGTGATGTCCAGGTCAACACCACTTACGCCAGCGCTGCAGCTCTTTGGATAAACAGAGACAAAT CCTTGCTATAA
- the MTNAP1 gene encoding mitochondrial nucleoid-associated protein 1 isoform X2, whose protein sequence is MSDNPPRMEVCPYCKKPFKRLKSHLPYCKMIGSTIPTDQKVHQSKPATLPRAKKMKGPIKDLIKAKGKELETENEERNSKLMMDKPEQTVKTFPLPAVGLERATTTKADKDIKNPTQPSFKMLKNTKPKTTFQEETKAQFYASEKTSPKRELAKDLSKFGESQRNPSEAGASLLVGSIEPSLSNQDRKYSSTVPNDVQTTSGDLKLDKIDPQRQELLVKLLDVPTGDCHISPKNVSDEVKRVRISLLSNERDSKGRDHLSGVPTDVTVTETPEKNTESLILSLKMSSLGKIQVTEKQEKGLTLGVETCGSKGNAEKSVSATEKQERTVMSHSCENFNTNDSVTEKKSQGEGPHLSLFIPRETTYEFHSVSQSSSQSLASLATKFLPEEKAEAWNHNRVPDVKALTESPEEQVSLEPKSDSPFQASHTRCQSPLCSAQHHTPQSPFTNHAAAAGRKTLLSCVGLEWFPELYPGYLGLGVLPGKPQRWNAVARKPQLTTPQGERLSQGWIRCNTTIRKSGVGGITMLFTGYFVLCCSWSFRRLKLQRWRKWC, encoded by the exons ATGAGTGATAATCCACCCAGAATGGAAGTGTGTCCTTATTGTAAGAAGCCATTTAAACGATTAAAATCTCACTTGCCATACTGTAAGATGATAGGATCAACCATACCTACTGATCAAAAAGTTCATCAGTCCAAGCCAGCTACACTCCCACGTGCTAAAAAAATGAAAGGGCCAATCAAAGATTTAATTAAAGCTAAAGGGAAAGAGTTAGAgacagagaatgaagaaagaaattctaAGTTGATGATGGACAAACCAGAACAGACAGTGAAGACCTTTCCACTACCAGCTGTTGGTTTGGAAAGAGCAACTACTACAAAGGCAGATAAAGACATCAAGAATCCAACCCAACCGtccttcaaaatgttaaaaaatactaAGCCAAAGACTACTTTCCaagaagaaaccaaggctcagttTTATGCATCAGAGAAAACCTCTCCTAAAAGAGAACTTGCCAAAGATTTGTCTAAATTCGGAGAAAGTCAACGTAATCCTTCAGAAGCTGGAGCGTCTTTACTGGTTGGCTCAATAGAACCTTCTTTGTCAAATCAAGATAGAAAATATTCCTCAACTGTACCTAATGATGTACAAACTACCTCTGGTGATCTGAAATTGGACAAAATTGATCCCCAAAGACAGGAACTTCTAGTAAAATTACTAGACGTGCCTACTGGTGATTGtcatatttctccaaagaatgtCAGTGATGAGGTTAAAAGGGTAAGAATATCATTATTAAGCAATGAGAGAGATTCCAAAGGCAGGGATCACCTCTCAGGAGTCCCTACTGATGTTACAGTTACTGAGACTCCAGAAAAGAACACAGAATCACTCATTTTAAGCCTTAAAATGAGCTCATTGGGTAAAATCCAAGTCACGGAGAAACAAGAGAAAGGACTTACTCTTGGAGTAGAGACGTGTGGGAGCaaaggaaatgcagagaaaagtGTGTCTGCAACAGAAAAGCAGGAACGGACTGTCATGAGCCATAGCTGTGAGAACTTCAACACCAATGATTCAGTCACAGAAAAGAAGTCTCAAGGAGAAGGACCACATTTAAGTTTGTTCATTCCAAGGGAGACAACTTACGAGTTTCATTCTGTATCGCAGTCAAGTAGTCAAAGTCTTGCTTCTCTAGCTACAAAATTTCTtccagaagagaaagcagaagcCTGGAATCATAATCGTGTCCCTGATGTAAAGGCATTAACGGAGAGTCCCGAGGAACAGGTGTCTTTGGAGCCCAAATCTGATAGTCCGTTCCAAGCATCACACACTAGGTGCCAGAGTCCTTTATGTTCAGCCCAGCATCACACTCCTCAGAGCCCCTTCACCAATCATGCTGCAGCTGCTGGCAGGAAGACCCTTCTCAGCTGTGTGGGACTGGAGTGGTTTCCAGAGCTCTATCCTGGTTACCTTGGACTAGGGGTGTTGCCAGGGAAGCCTCAgcgttggaatgcagtggcccggAAGCCACAACTTACGACTCCCCAGGGGGAAAGACTCTCACAAG GCTGGATCAGGTGCAACACCACCATAAGGAAGAGTGGAGTCGGTGGCATCACGATGCTCTTCACAGGGTACTTCGTCCTGTGTTGTAGCTGGAGTTTCAGACGTCTGA AGCTGCAGCGCTGGCGTAAGTGGTGTTGA
- the MTNAP1 gene encoding mitochondrial nucleoid-associated protein 1 isoform X1 gives MSDNPPRMEVCPYCKKPFKRLKSHLPYCKMIGSTIPTDQKVHQSKPATLPRAKKMKGPIKDLIKAKGKELETENEERNSKLMMDKPEQTVKTFPLPAVGLERATTTKADKDIKNPTQPSFKMLKNTKPKTTFQEETKAQFYASEKTSPKRELAKDLSKFGESQRNPSEAGASLLVGSIEPSLSNQDRKYSSTVPNDVQTTSGDLKLDKIDPQRQELLVKLLDVPTGDCHISPKNVSDEVKRVRISLLSNERDSKGRDHLSGVPTDVTVTETPEKNTESLILSLKMSSLGKIQVTEKQEKGLTLGVETCGSKGNAEKSVSATEKQERTVMSHSCENFNTNDSVTEKKSQGEGPHLSLFIPRETTYEFHSVSQSSSQSLASLATKFLPEEKAEAWNHNRVPDVKALTESPEEQVSLEPKSDSPFQASHTRCQSPLCSAQHHTPQSPFTNHAAAAGRKTLLSCVGLEWFPELYPGYLGLGVLPGKPQRWNAVARKPQLTTPQGERLSQGWIRCNTTIRKSGVGGITMLFTGYFVLCCSWSFRRLKKLCRPLPWKRTVPPCVGVAKTTGDCRSKTCLD, from the exons ATGAGTGATAATCCACCCAGAATGGAAGTGTGTCCTTATTGTAAGAAGCCATTTAAACGATTAAAATCTCACTTGCCATACTGTAAGATGATAGGATCAACCATACCTACTGATCAAAAAGTTCATCAGTCCAAGCCAGCTACACTCCCACGTGCTAAAAAAATGAAAGGGCCAATCAAAGATTTAATTAAAGCTAAAGGGAAAGAGTTAGAgacagagaatgaagaaagaaattctaAGTTGATGATGGACAAACCAGAACAGACAGTGAAGACCTTTCCACTACCAGCTGTTGGTTTGGAAAGAGCAACTACTACAAAGGCAGATAAAGACATCAAGAATCCAACCCAACCGtccttcaaaatgttaaaaaatactaAGCCAAAGACTACTTTCCaagaagaaaccaaggctcagttTTATGCATCAGAGAAAACCTCTCCTAAAAGAGAACTTGCCAAAGATTTGTCTAAATTCGGAGAAAGTCAACGTAATCCTTCAGAAGCTGGAGCGTCTTTACTGGTTGGCTCAATAGAACCTTCTTTGTCAAATCAAGATAGAAAATATTCCTCAACTGTACCTAATGATGTACAAACTACCTCTGGTGATCTGAAATTGGACAAAATTGATCCCCAAAGACAGGAACTTCTAGTAAAATTACTAGACGTGCCTACTGGTGATTGtcatatttctccaaagaatgtCAGTGATGAGGTTAAAAGGGTAAGAATATCATTATTAAGCAATGAGAGAGATTCCAAAGGCAGGGATCACCTCTCAGGAGTCCCTACTGATGTTACAGTTACTGAGACTCCAGAAAAGAACACAGAATCACTCATTTTAAGCCTTAAAATGAGCTCATTGGGTAAAATCCAAGTCACGGAGAAACAAGAGAAAGGACTTACTCTTGGAGTAGAGACGTGTGGGAGCaaaggaaatgcagagaaaagtGTGTCTGCAACAGAAAAGCAGGAACGGACTGTCATGAGCCATAGCTGTGAGAACTTCAACACCAATGATTCAGTCACAGAAAAGAAGTCTCAAGGAGAAGGACCACATTTAAGTTTGTTCATTCCAAGGGAGACAACTTACGAGTTTCATTCTGTATCGCAGTCAAGTAGTCAAAGTCTTGCTTCTCTAGCTACAAAATTTCTtccagaagagaaagcagaagcCTGGAATCATAATCGTGTCCCTGATGTAAAGGCATTAACGGAGAGTCCCGAGGAACAGGTGTCTTTGGAGCCCAAATCTGATAGTCCGTTCCAAGCATCACACACTAGGTGCCAGAGTCCTTTATGTTCAGCCCAGCATCACACTCCTCAGAGCCCCTTCACCAATCATGCTGCAGCTGCTGGCAGGAAGACCCTTCTCAGCTGTGTGGGACTGGAGTGGTTTCCAGAGCTCTATCCTGGTTACCTTGGACTAGGGGTGTTGCCAGGGAAGCCTCAgcgttggaatgcagtggcccggAAGCCACAACTTACGACTCCCCAGGGGGAAAGACTCTCACAAG GCTGGATCAGGTGCAACACCACCATAAGGAAGAGTGGAGTCGGTGGCATCACGATGCTCTTCACAGGGTACTTCGTCCTGTGTTGTAGCTGGAGTTTCAGACGTCTGA aaaaattgtgcCGACCCCTGCCCTGGAAGAGAACAGTACCTCCGTGTGTTGGTGTGGCGAAGACGACTGGAGATTGCCGCTCTAAAACATGTTTGGATTAG
- the CPSF4L gene encoding putative cleavage and polyadenylation specificity factor subunit 4-like protein isoform X1, with amino-acid sequence MQEVIAGLERFTFAFEEDVEMQKGTGLLPFPGMDKSASAVCNFFAKGLCEKGKLCPFRHDRGEKMVVCKHWLRGLCKKGDHCKFLHQYDITRMPECYFYSKFGDCSNKECPFLHVKPAFKSQDCPWYDQGFCKDGPLCKYRHVPRIMCLNYLVGFCPEGPKCRFSQISDVQVNTTYASAAALWINRDKCKDPRGHFQ; translated from the exons ATGCAAGAGGTCATTGCGGGGCTGGAGCGGTTCACCTTCGCCTTCGAGGAGGATGTCGAGATGCAGAAGGGCACTGGGCTCCTGCCTTTCCCGGGCATGGACA aGTCGGCCTCAGCTGTGTGCAACTTCTTCGCTAAAGGACTCTGTGAGAAAG GGAAACTCTGCCCCTTCCGACATGACCGAGGGGAGAAGATGGTGGTGTGTAAGCACTGGCTCCGGGGGCTGTGCAAGAAGGGTGACCACTGCAAGTTCCTGCACCAGTATGACATCACCAGGATGCCCGAGTGCTACTTCTACTCCAAGTTTG GTGACTGCAGCAACAAGGAGTGTCCCTTCCTCCATGTGAAGCCAGCTTTCAAGTCCCAGGACTGTCCTTGGTATGACCAAGGTTTCTGCAAGGACG GTCCTCTGTGTAAATACCGCCATGTCCCCAGAATAATGTGTCTCAACTATTTAGTTGGCTTCTGCCCCGAGGGACCCAAGTGCCGATTTTCTCA AATAAGTGATGTCCAGGTCAACACCACTTACGCCAGCGCTGCAGCTCTTTGGATAAACAGAGACAAATGTAAGGATCCAAGAGGCCACTTCCAATGA
- the CPSF4L gene encoding putative cleavage and polyadenylation specificity factor subunit 4-like protein isoform X5, which translates to MQEVIAGLERFTFAFEEDVEMQKGTGLLPFPGMDKSASAVCNFFAKGLCEKGKLCPFRHDRGEKMVVCKHWLRGLCKKGDHCKFLHQYDITRMPECYFYSKFGPLCKYRHVPRIMCLNYLVGFCPEGPKCRFSQISDVQVNTTYASAAALWINRDKCKDPRGHFQ; encoded by the exons ATGCAAGAGGTCATTGCGGGGCTGGAGCGGTTCACCTTCGCCTTCGAGGAGGATGTCGAGATGCAGAAGGGCACTGGGCTCCTGCCTTTCCCGGGCATGGACA aGTCGGCCTCAGCTGTGTGCAACTTCTTCGCTAAAGGACTCTGTGAGAAAG GGAAACTCTGCCCCTTCCGACATGACCGAGGGGAGAAGATGGTGGTGTGTAAGCACTGGCTCCGGGGGCTGTGCAAGAAGGGTGACCACTGCAAGTTCCTGCACCAGTATGACATCACCAGGATGCCCGAGTGCTACTTCTACTCCAAGTTTG GTCCTCTGTGTAAATACCGCCATGTCCCCAGAATAATGTGTCTCAACTATTTAGTTGGCTTCTGCCCCGAGGGACCCAAGTGCCGATTTTCTCA AATAAGTGATGTCCAGGTCAACACCACTTACGCCAGCGCTGCAGCTCTTTGGATAAACAGAGACAAATGTAAGGATCCAAGAGGCCACTTCCAATGA
- the CPSF4L gene encoding putative cleavage and polyadenylation specificity factor subunit 4-like protein isoform X3 → MQEVIAGLERFTFAFEEDVEMQKGTGLLPFPGMDKSASAVCNFFAKGLCEKGKLCPFRHDRGEKMVVCKHWLRGLCKKGDHCKFLHQYDITRMPECYFYSKFGDCSNKECPFLHVKPAFKSQDCPWYDQGFCKDGPLCKYRHVPRIMCLNYLVGFCPEGPKCRFSHPKMNLLFNPSYTKNK, encoded by the exons ATGCAAGAGGTCATTGCGGGGCTGGAGCGGTTCACCTTCGCCTTCGAGGAGGATGTCGAGATGCAGAAGGGCACTGGGCTCCTGCCTTTCCCGGGCATGGACA aGTCGGCCTCAGCTGTGTGCAACTTCTTCGCTAAAGGACTCTGTGAGAAAG GGAAACTCTGCCCCTTCCGACATGACCGAGGGGAGAAGATGGTGGTGTGTAAGCACTGGCTCCGGGGGCTGTGCAAGAAGGGTGACCACTGCAAGTTCCTGCACCAGTATGACATCACCAGGATGCCCGAGTGCTACTTCTACTCCAAGTTTG GTGACTGCAGCAACAAGGAGTGTCCCTTCCTCCATGTGAAGCCAGCTTTCAAGTCCCAGGACTGTCCTTGGTATGACCAAGGTTTCTGCAAGGACG GTCCTCTGTGTAAATACCGCCATGTCCCCAGAATAATGTGTCTCAACTATTTAGTTGGCTTCTGCCCCGAGGGACCCAAGTGCCGATTTTCTCA TCCCAAGATGAATCTTTTATTCAACCCGAGTTACACGAAG AATAAGTGA
- the CPSF4L gene encoding putative cleavage and polyadenylation specificity factor subunit 4-like protein isoform X9 codes for MQEVIAGLERFTFAFEEDVEMQKGTGLLPFPGMDKSASAVCNFFAKGLCEKGPLCKYRHVPRIMCLNYLVGFCPEGPKCRFSHLAITA; via the exons ATGCAAGAGGTCATTGCGGGGCTGGAGCGGTTCACCTTCGCCTTCGAGGAGGATGTCGAGATGCAGAAGGGCACTGGGCTCCTGCCTTTCCCGGGCATGGACA aGTCGGCCTCAGCTGTGTGCAACTTCTTCGCTAAAGGACTCTGTGAGAAAG GTCCTCTGTGTAAATACCGCCATGTCCCCAGAATAATGTGTCTCAACTATTTAGTTGGCTTCTGCCCCGAGGGACCCAAGTGCCGATTTTCTCA CCTTGCTATAACAGCCTAA
- the CPSF4L gene encoding putative cleavage and polyadenylation specificity factor subunit 4-like protein isoform X7 yields the protein MQEVIAGLERFTFAFEEDVEMQKGTGLLPFPGMDKSASAVCNFFAKGLCEKGKLCPFRHDRGEKMVVCKHWLRGLCKKGDHCKFLHQYDITRMPECYFYSKFGPLCKYRHVPRIMCLNYLVGFCPEGPKCRFSHLAITA from the exons ATGCAAGAGGTCATTGCGGGGCTGGAGCGGTTCACCTTCGCCTTCGAGGAGGATGTCGAGATGCAGAAGGGCACTGGGCTCCTGCCTTTCCCGGGCATGGACA aGTCGGCCTCAGCTGTGTGCAACTTCTTCGCTAAAGGACTCTGTGAGAAAG GGAAACTCTGCCCCTTCCGACATGACCGAGGGGAGAAGATGGTGGTGTGTAAGCACTGGCTCCGGGGGCTGTGCAAGAAGGGTGACCACTGCAAGTTCCTGCACCAGTATGACATCACCAGGATGCCCGAGTGCTACTTCTACTCCAAGTTTG GTCCTCTGTGTAAATACCGCCATGTCCCCAGAATAATGTGTCTCAACTATTTAGTTGGCTTCTGCCCCGAGGGACCCAAGTGCCGATTTTCTCA CCTTGCTATAACAGCCTAA
- the CPSF4L gene encoding putative cleavage and polyadenylation specificity factor subunit 4-like protein isoform X4 has product MQEVIAGLERFTFAFEEDVEMQKGTGLLPFPGMDKSASAVCNFFAKGLCEKGKLCPFRHDRGEKMVVCKHWLRGLCKKGDHCKFLHQYDITRMPECYFYSKFGDCSNKECPFLHVKPAFKSQDCPWYDQGFCKDGPLCKYRHVPRIMCLNYLVGFCPEGPKCRFSHLAITA; this is encoded by the exons ATGCAAGAGGTCATTGCGGGGCTGGAGCGGTTCACCTTCGCCTTCGAGGAGGATGTCGAGATGCAGAAGGGCACTGGGCTCCTGCCTTTCCCGGGCATGGACA aGTCGGCCTCAGCTGTGTGCAACTTCTTCGCTAAAGGACTCTGTGAGAAAG GGAAACTCTGCCCCTTCCGACATGACCGAGGGGAGAAGATGGTGGTGTGTAAGCACTGGCTCCGGGGGCTGTGCAAGAAGGGTGACCACTGCAAGTTCCTGCACCAGTATGACATCACCAGGATGCCCGAGTGCTACTTCTACTCCAAGTTTG GTGACTGCAGCAACAAGGAGTGTCCCTTCCTCCATGTGAAGCCAGCTTTCAAGTCCCAGGACTGTCCTTGGTATGACCAAGGTTTCTGCAAGGACG GTCCTCTGTGTAAATACCGCCATGTCCCCAGAATAATGTGTCTCAACTATTTAGTTGGCTTCTGCCCCGAGGGACCCAAGTGCCGATTTTCTCA CCTTGCTATAACAGCCTAA
- the CPSF4L gene encoding putative cleavage and polyadenylation specificity factor subunit 4-like protein isoform X8 — MQEVIAGLERFTFAFEEDVEMQKGTGLLPFPGMDKSASAVCNFFAKGLCEKGPLCKYRHVPRIMCLNYLVGFCPEGPKCRFSQISDVQVNTTYASAAALWINRDKCKDPRGHFQ, encoded by the exons ATGCAAGAGGTCATTGCGGGGCTGGAGCGGTTCACCTTCGCCTTCGAGGAGGATGTCGAGATGCAGAAGGGCACTGGGCTCCTGCCTTTCCCGGGCATGGACA aGTCGGCCTCAGCTGTGTGCAACTTCTTCGCTAAAGGACTCTGTGAGAAAG GTCCTCTGTGTAAATACCGCCATGTCCCCAGAATAATGTGTCTCAACTATTTAGTTGGCTTCTGCCCCGAGGGACCCAAGTGCCGATTTTCTCA AATAAGTGATGTCCAGGTCAACACCACTTACGCCAGCGCTGCAGCTCTTTGGATAAACAGAGACAAATGTAAGGATCCAAGAGGCCACTTCCAATGA